DNA from Microvirga ossetica:
GGGTGCAGGAACTCGCCCGCTATCGCTCCGACTTCTTCGGGCGCCTGCGGCAGATCCTCGGCACCCGCCCCGACGTGCGCATCGTCGGCGACCGCTTCGTGTTCCAGTCGGAGGTGCTCTTCCAGGCCGGCCAGGCGATGCTGCGCCCGGAGGCCTCAGGGGAGATCGACCGCATCGCCTCCGCCCTGGTCGAGCTGGAGCGTCAGGTGCCGCCGGACATCCCCTGGGTGATTCGCGTCGACGGCCACACCGACCAGCGGCCCATCGCGACGTCGCACTTCCCGTCGAACTGGGCCCTGTCCTCCGCCCGCGCCATCGCCGTGGTGCAGGCGCTCATCGCCCGCGGCGTCCAGCCCCAGCACCTCGTCGCCGCCGGCTTCGGCGAGTTCCAGCCCCTCGACAACGGCACGACGGATGAGGCTTACGCCCGCAACCGGCGCATCGAGCTGAAACTGACGGAGCGCTGAGTCACGCGAACCGGTCCGTCGCGGCGACAATGCTTTCCGTCATTCCCGGATCGCGCGCATCGTGTCCCGCCTCGCTCACGACGATCAGCTCGCTCCCCGGCCATGAACGGTGAAGCTGCCAGGGCGTGACGAGCGGTCCGCCGATATCGAGCCGGCCGTGGATCAGGATGCCGGGAATGTCGGCGAGACGACCTGCACCGCGCAGGAGAACCCCATCATCGAGCCAGGCCCGGTGCCGCCAGTAATGGGTCACCAGTCGTGCGAACCCTAAGCGGAACGCCGGATCCTCGTATCGGGGGTGCGGGGTGTGACCGGGATGGACCGCGACGATGGCCATCTCCCAGTCGCACCAAGCCCGTGCCGCCTTTTCATGGATGGCGGGGTCGGGATGCATGAGGAGCCGGTGATAGGCCTCGGCGAGATTGCCCTCCCTCTCTGCCGACGGGACATTGTCGCGAAAGCGCTCCCAAGCCTCGGGAAAGAACATGCCGACGCCCCGGGTGATCCAGTCGATTTCCGAAGGCGTGGTGGTCGCGATGCTGAACAAAACCATCTCGCTCACGCGCTCGGAATTCTCTTCGGCATAAGCGAGCGTCAGGGTCGAGCCCCAGGATCCGCCGAGCACCAGCCAGCGCCCGATCCCGAGATGCTGCCGCAGGCGCTCGATATCGGCGAGCAGATGCCCTGTCGTGTTGGTCGAAAGATCGACATCGGGAACGCTCGCATGCGGCGTGCTGCGCCCGCTCCCGCGCTGATCGAACAGCACGATGCGATAGGCCTTCGGATCGAAGTAGCGCCGCGCATTCACGGTGCAGCCGGAGCCGGGACCGCCATGGAGAACCAGAGCAGGCTTTCCATCGGGATTGCCGCATACTTCCCAATAGATGCGATGCTCGTCGCCGACATCGAGCATGCCGGTCTCGTAGGGCTCGATGGGTGGGTACAAAGTTGTCATGCACCCAGCATGTCGATTTTGAGGATGCACGTCGAGGAGGTGTCGTCCGTCACGTCGGCCACTCGCATCGTTGCCTATAATGGTGCCGCGGTTCGGTTTATGATGGCAGGACCGCTGGCCGGTTCGCTTGACCCGTCTTCGTGTCATTCTCCTGCATCTGCCGGCTGTCTGTGATGGGGCAAACCTGAAGGGATGAACCATGACGCACCTGGGAAGCTGTTTTTGTGGCGCAGTCACAGTGGAGGTCGATGGAGACCCCGAGGCCATGGGCTACTGCCATTGCCAATCGTGCCGTTCGTGGTCCGCCGGGCCCGTGAATGCCTTCAGCCTCTGGAAGCCGGAGGCCGTGCGGATCACATCCGGGGAAGAGCATGTCGCCACATTCCAGAAGACCGAGCGCAGCCAGCGTCAATATTGCGCGAAATGCGGCGGGCACCTGATGAACAGGCACCCGCTTTGGGGCGTCGTGGACGTGTATGCCGCAACGATTCCAACGCTGGCTTTCGTCCCCGCCGTCCATGTCAATTATGCGGAGACGGTGCTGCCCATGCGGGACGGATTGCCCAAGCTGAAGGATTTTCCGGCCGAACTTGGCGGCTCCGGCGAGACGATGGCCGAGTGATCGTCGGCTAATTCTTCCCCAGTGCCTGGGCGACATCCTCGACTTGGTCGCCGACGCGCCGGATGACGTCCACGAGTCTCTGCCGCGGGACGTTCCACCGGTTCGACCAATATTGCAGGTCCCAGGCCTCATACATGTTGATGCGGGGGGAATCCTGCGGATGCCGCCTGCTCACGACCATGCCTCCTCCCTGCCGGTCCCAAGCGCCCGTTTCGGCTTAATGGAAATCAAATGGGAGTAGCTCGGAGGAAGTCAGCCCGCGGAGGTGCATCTTTTTAGGGCAATGGCTACTCCGCAGCCGCGACATGCTCCTCGTCGGCCGTGAACTGAAGCCGGGCCAGCCGGGCATAGAGGCCGCTCTGGGCGAGGAGCGCCTCGTGGGTCCCCTCCTCCACGATCCGGCCCTGGTCCATCACCAGGATGCGGTCGGCGGAGCGTACGGTGGCGAGCCGATGGGCGATGACCAGGGTGGTGCGGCCTTCCATCAGCCGATCGAGGGCCGTCTGGACCTTGCGCTCGCTCTCCGCGTCCAGCGCCGAGGTCGCCTCGTCGAGGAGCAGGATGGGCGCGTCCTTCAGGATCGCCCGGGCGATGGCGAGGCGCTGGCGCTGGCCGCCCGACAGGGTCACGCCGCGCTCGCCGATCATGGTCTCGTAGCCCTGCGGCATGGCCCGGATGAAGCCGTCGGCCGAGGCGAGCTCGGCCGCCCGGCGCACGTCCTCTTCCGCCGCCTGGGGGCGGCCGTAGCGGATGTTGTCGAGCACGCTCTCGGCGAAGATCGTCGGTTCTTGCGGCACCAGGCCCATGCGGGCGCGCAGCGCGAAGGGATCGGCCTCGGCGACCGGCACGCCATCGACCCAGATCGTGCCGCCCTGCGGATCGTAGAAGCGCAGCAGCAGCTGCAGGATCGTGCTCTTGCCGGCGCCGGAGGGTCCGACGATGGCGACACGCTCGCCGGAGGAAACGGCAAAGCTCAGGCCGTGCAGAGCCCGCTGCTCGGAGCGGGTCGGATAGGAGAAATGCACGTCCTGGAAGGCCACCGTGCCGAGGGGCGGGTTGGGCAGCGGCTTGGGATTGCGGGGCGCTTCGACCGCAGGCTTGGCGGCGAGGATCTCACCGAGGCGCTCGGCGGCGCCGGCCGCCTGGGCGAGCTCGCCATAGACCTCGGACAGCTGGCCGAGGGAGCTCGCGGCAAAGACGGCGTAGAGAACGAATTGCGACAGGCGCCCGCCGGTCATCTCGCCCGCCAGCACGTCCTGCGCTCCGTACCAGAGTACGCCCACCACGCTCGCCGAGACCAGGAAGATGCCGGCACCCGTAAGGAGGGCCCGCATGGTGGTGGAAAGCCGTGCCGCGTCGAATGCCTCCTCGGCGGCGGCGGTGAAGCGGGAGGCGGTGAGGCGCTCCATGCCGAAGGCCTGCATGGTCCGCACCGCGCCGATGGCCTCTGCCGCATAGGCCGAGGCATCGGCAAGCCGGTCCTGCGCCGCTCGTGAGCGGCGTCGCACGGCCCGTCCCGAGAAGACCAGGGGCAGGACGATGACGGGTATCGCGAGCAGCACCAGGGCGGAGAGCTTCGGGCTCGTGATGATCATGAGCACGGTGGCGCCCAGGAAGAGGAAGAGGTTGCGCAGGGCGATCGAGATGCTGACCCCGAAAGCCGCCTTGACCTGGGTCGTGTCCGCGGTGAGCCGCGACACGATCTCACCGCTCCGGGTCTGGTCGAAGAAGGCGGGATCGAGGGAGGTCAGATGCCGGAAGACGGCAGAGCGCAGATCGGCCACCACCCGCTCGCCGAGGGTAATGACGAGGTAATAGCGCAGCGCGCTCGCCAGGGCGAGCACGCCCACCACGATGATCAGCAGGACGAAATAGGCATTGATGTAGGCCCGGCCCTGCTCGGAAAAGCCGAAATCGATCACCCGGCGCACCGCCACGGGCACGACCAGCGTTGCCGCAGAGGCCATAGCCAGAGCCGCCAGCGCCGCCGCGATCCGGCCCTTGTAGGCGAGGCCATAGGGAATGAGCGGCTTCAAGGCGCTCAGCGCAGCCTTGGGGCGGGTCTGCCCTTCGGAGAAATCGGCCATGACACCCTTCGTTTCCGGGAAATCTCGTTGCGGCAGGGTTTAGCACCTTTGCCCCGGCTTGTTTCAAGGTCTTAAGTGAGGTATAGGCGCGCATTCATCAATTCAGGCTCGATCTACGCTGCGGGCTGACCAGGCTTGGCTGGCCGCAAGAAGGACTATGGCAATGGCGCGCAAAGAAACCGATCATCCCGATTACCACTTCATCAAGGTGGTCATGACCAACGGCACCGAGTTCACGACCCGCTCGACCTACGGCAAAGAGGGCGACACCCTCAACCTCGACATCGACCCGAACACCCACCCGGCCTGGACCGGCGGCACGCAGCAGCTGCTCGACCGCGGCGGTCGTCTGTCGCGCTTCAACTCGAAGTTCGGCAACCTGGGCCTCGGCGCCAAGAAGTAATCCGCGACGCGGATCGTTTCAGACAGGACTGCAAAAAGCCCCGCTTCGGCGGGGCTTTTTCGTTGCTTCTCACTCCGCTGGGCCGAAAGCCCGCTGCAGCAGGCCGAGCTGGGCCGCGACCGGATTCTGGGCCGAGGGCCGGCCTTCCGCCCCGGCCTCGGCGATGAGCCGTTCGAGATGCAGGATGCGGGCGTGGAGCCGGGTCGCGAGGCCCATGAGCTCGCGCAGGCGCTCCGGAAGCGCCTCGTATTCGGCAATCGTCGTGGCGCTGTCGGACGCATTGAGCCGCACGCGGCTCTTCTCGGTCTGGGCCTGGTCGGCCGAGATCTCCCCCTCAGCCACGGCGCGCTGCAGCAGGAGCCAGGAAGCGATCTGCATCAGGCGGGTGGTGAGGCGCATGCTCTCGCTGGCATAGACGAGGCTCGCCTGGCGCGACAGGTGGCGCGATTCCTCGCGGCCCGCGCCGTCGAGATAGGCCGCCGTCTCCTCGACGAGCTCCATGCCCTCCTGGAACAGGGCCTTGAAGGCGTCGGAACCCACGAAACTCTGCCCGAACCGGACAGGATCGACGTCGAGCTGGATCACGTCGGGTTCGTTCACGCACATCTCCCAGGGACTGCACTCCGCCGTAACGGGCCGGAGGTCTGTTCAATTCATGGGACGATTATAGGACGGACAGGCAAGGCTTGCCTCGGTAACCTCTTCTTAAGGTTAAGCCCGAATCCGACAAAAATCGAGCCGCTCTCGGGCGGCTCTTCAAGTCTAACAGGGAAGCGTCAAACAGAGTGGGCTTCAAAGCCACTCGGCATCCGGGAGAAGGCTCCGGACGCCCTCATTCCTAGCCGAGAATGGTTAACGGGCCGTTAAGGACGTTTCCCCGTTACACCCGCGTCAGTCCTGCCCCAGCTTGAAGAAGGCGCTCGCGGCCGCAAGGGAGCTTTCCTTGCCGGCCTTCGCTTCCTTGAGGCGGGCGATCTCGCGCTCCAGCGTCTCGACCCGTTCATCGAGCTCGTCGATGGAGAGCAGTGAGAGGTCCTGGCCGATCTCATGTCCGCGCACGATCTTGCGCGGCTCATCGGCGAAGGGATCGAAGGCCATTGCGTTCTCCTCTTCAGCGGTTCGTCGTCAACTTAGTCCGGCGTGTTTTCCTTGCCAACGGAGCCTATATCCGGGGGAGATTGTTGGCCAAAGGAGGGAAAAATGGGGCAACTTCCGAACATGATGCGGGCAGTCGTCGCCGAAGGCAGCGGCGGGCCGGACGTCTTGAAGGTCGTCGAGCGTCCCGTTCCCCAACCGAAGGAGGGCGAAATCCTGGTCCGCGTGAAGGTGGCGGGCGTGAATCGCCCTGACGTGATTCAGCGCCAGGGTGGCTATCCCCCTCCTCCCGGCGCTCCCGACATCCTCGGGCTCGAGATCGCCGGCGACGTGGCGGCCGCCGGCCCGAACGCCACGCGATATCCCGTCGGCACACCCGTCATGGCCCTGGTGCCGGGCGGCGGCTATGCGGATTATGCGGTCGTTCACGAGAGCAACGCGCTTCCCATCCCCGCCGGCCTGTCCATCGAGGAGGCCGGCGCGGTTCCGGAAACCTATTTCACCGTCTGGACCAACGTGTTCGACCGCGGCCGCCTGCAGCCGGGCGAGACCCTTCTCGTCCATGGCGGCACCTCGGGCATCGGCACCACCGCGATCCAGCTCGCCAAGGCCTTCGGGGCCAGGGTGATCGCCACCGCCGGAAGCCAGGAGAAATGCGACGCCTGCCTGCGGCTCGGTGCCGACATCGCCATCAATTACCGGACGCAGGATTTCGTCGCGGCGGTCAAAGAGGCGACCGGAGGCCAGGGCGCCGACGTGATCCTCGACATGGTCGGGGGCGAATACATCCCGCGCAACTACGAGGCCGCGGCCCAGGACGGGCGGATCGTGCAGATCGCCTTTCTCCAGGGACCCAAGGCCGAGGTCGATTTCCGCCGGCTGATGGTCAAGCGCCTGACCCATACGGGTTCGACCCTGCGGCCGCGCCCGCCGGCGGAGAAGGCCCTGATCGCCCGCTCCCTCGAGGACAAGGTCTGGCCTCTGTTGGCTGAGGGGCGGTGCCGGCCGGTGATGGATTCGCGCTTCGCCTTCGCCGACGTGGCCAAGGCCCATGCCCGCATGGATGGCGGCGAGCATATCGGCAAGATCGTTCTCATCCTCTAGCGTCGGGAGACCCACGAACGGCCCGGGTTCAGCGCGATGGACGCTGGCGCGAGCCGAAAAAGCGCGCGTCGGGCGCAGGTGAGGTTGGGTTTCGCGTCCGGTGCTCCAAATATTTGCAACATCGCGGCACGATCCCTATAATCATCTCGTTTCCCTCACATCGTGAGACGAGATGCTCCGGTCCGCACCGGTTCGGAGCGAGAGAGAGTTTTGCCGTGCGGCGCCGATTGGCCGGCGCCCGGCCTGAAGGAGGTTCGCTTACATGTCCCAGGGACCGCTGATGCCGAAGGCGACAGCCGTTTGGCTCGTCGAGAACACATCCCTGTCGTTCGACCAGATCGCCGATTTCTGCAAGCTCCACCCGCTCGAGGTGAAGGGCATTGCCGACGGCGAAGTCGCGGCAGGCATCAAGGGCTCGGACCCGATCACCATGGGCCAGCTGACCCGCGAGGAGATCGAGAAGGCTCAAGGTGACCCGAACCATCGCCTCCGGCTCGCCGAATCGCGGGTGAAGCTGCCTGAGCAGAAGCGGGTCAAGAAGGGGCCGCGCTACACCCCCGTCTCTCGCCGCCATGACCGCCCGAACGCGATCCTCTGGCTAGTGCGCAACCATCCCGAGCTGAAGGACGCGCAGATCATGCGCCTCGTGGGTACCACCAAGACCACGATCCAGCAGGTCCGCGAACGCACTCACTGGAACTCGGCCAGCCTCTCCCCGATGGATCCGGTGACGCTCGGCCTGTGCTCGCAGATCGATCTCGATTTCGAGGTCCAGCGCGCCGCCAAGGACCGTCCGCATGTGGAAGTTCAGGAGCATGGCGGCACCTTGATGCCAGCGGAAGTCTCCACGGCGCCGGAGCGGGTCGACCCCTTCGCCGACATGAGCCGCCCGAAGCCGGTCCAGGAAGAGAAGATCGACGTCAACTCCGTCTTCGCCAAGCTCAAGCAGCTCAAGCGCTCCGACGAGGACGAAGAGTAAGGTTCACGCAAAAAGGCCCGGATCGCTCCGGGCCTTTTCGTTTGCGGGATCGTCTAGCGCAGCGTGCGGAAAATCGGATCCAATGCTGACGCCCGGTGCGCTAACGCTCAGCCCTGGCGCCTGGGACGCCGCTTGCGCGGCTTTGCGGGCCTGTCGCGATTGCGCTCGAAGCTCGCCTTTGCCGCAACGGCCTGCCTGCGCGCCGACCCGCGCGCCTTCTTCAAGGCTTCATGCTCCTGCGCCTTCTCATCCGTCGTGAGCACCTGTGCCAGAAGCACCTCGAAGCTCGCCTGAAGGTCATTGTCCGATTGCCCTGTCATTCCGACCTTTCGGCATCCTGTCCGGCCCAGGGCCATGGGCGCCCGATGCACAATATCGGTTCTAGAGCACAGGACCCAAAAGTGGACCCACTTTTCCGCACGATGCGCTAGAGCATCGGACGGTTAAACGGACGCATATCCGGCAGCCTTAAGGTAGTTCCAGCACTCTTGTGGTTCGAACAGGTTGCAGATCTCACCGAGCGCTCGCCAGAGCGCGTCGAACGTTCGGGCCTCGGCCTTGCGCAAGTGCGCTTTGATCTTGGCAAAGGCCTGTTCAATTGGATTAAGATCAGGCGAATAAGCAGGTAAAAACAGGAACCAGGCTCCGCGTTGCTTCAGACACTGAGCGGCCTTCTCGCTCTTGTGGACAGCCAGGTTGTCGAGAATCACCACATCGCCTTTGCGCAGCGTCGGCGCGAGCTGCGTCTCAATGTAAGCCTCGAACGCCAACCGGGTGATCGGGCCATCGATGATCCACGGCGCGCACAACTCGTTGCACCGTAGCCCAGCCAGAAAGGTATGGGTTTTCCAGTGTCCAAAGGGAGCTTTCATGCGTAGGCGCTGGCCCCTGCGGCTCCGCCCGCGCAGGCGCGTCATCTTGGTGTTGACATACGTCTCGTCCAGGAACACCAGCCGGTGCGTCTCCTGGCGCATGCGCGGCTGGCGCTGGGCATGCCAGACCCGGCGCTCATCCCGCACATCGGCGCGTGCGCACTCCGCCGCCATCAGGCATTTTTTTATATGAGAAGCCGTGCCGGCACAGGAAGCGCGAGAGCATCGCGGGAGCCGCAACGATCCCATGCTCAGTCAGCAGCCTTGCGGCCAGCTCGGGCATGGTGATGGCCGGCTCGGCCTCGACCGTCTGGATCAAGAAGCTCTCATAGGGCACCAGCTTGCCGCGTCCGGGCGGACGGCCTTGCCGGGCCGGTGCCGGCGAGCCGAACCGCCGCTTCCGCTGCACCAGCTTGATGGCGAAACTCTCGCTGACGTCAAAGTGCTGGGCTGCCGCCCGGCAGGAATGACCTGCATCGACAAAGTCGGCGACGCGCACCCGCAGATCCAGGGAATAGCAATGACCCATAATCCACCTCCCAGTCCAGGCAGTGAATCACAGCTCGGCCTCGCACAGAAGCCAGGAGTCTCATTTCCGGTCCGAGGCTCTAGCCAGCGCTCCTGCGGTGTCAGATGATGGCGATTGGAACAGCTCTGTTATTAGGTTTCGACCCTATGCCAGCAACCCGAATTGACACACGCCGCGGTTGGATCGAGCCTCGCCGACGTGAGGTGGTCGAAGCGGTGCAACGCGCTTTGCAAACCGGCCTCGGGATTCGCGATCATGGATGCATCCGGCTGATGGAGCATGATGACGGCGCCATGATCGCTCCACAGGGCAAGGGGCCGTCGTACGTTATGGTGGAAATCACCCTCTTTCCTGGCCGCTCACTGGAAATCAAGCGACGCCTCTATGCAGCCCTCGTGGAGGAGCTCGGCGCGTTCGGAGTGCCTGCGAGCGACATCCAGACGGTCCTTATCGAGGTTGAGCCGGTGAATTGGGGTCTCCAGGGCATTCCTGCCAGCGAAATCGGGCCGTAGGATAAAATCGGCATCCGACACCAATGCCACGACTCAGGCTCCATCGCGTGCTCCGACAAGCCCCCTCGCTCGCAGCACGTCCCCGATCTCGGTCAGGACCATGGGATCGTCGATGGTGGCGGGCGTCGACCACGCATCGCCATCGGCGATCTTCTTCATGGTGCCGCGCAGGATCTTGCCGGACCGGGTCTTGGGCAGGCGCGCTACGGTGATCGCCAGCTTGAAGGCGGCCACCGGCCCGATCCTGTCGCGCACCAGGGCCACGAGTTCCGCCTCCACCTCTTCCGGCGGCCGGTCGATGCCGGATTTCAGCACCACGAAGCCGCACGGCACCTCGCCCTTCAGCGAATCCTTCACGCCGATCACGGCGCATTCTGCGACCGCCTGATGGGAGGCCAGCACCTCCTCCATGCCGCCGGTCGAGAGACGGTGGCCGGCGACGTTGATGATGTCGTCGGTGCGGCCCATCACCCAGATATAGCCGTCCTCGTCGAGATAGCCGGCATCCGAGGTGTTGTAGTAGCCGGGATAGACCGAGAGGTAGGATTCCTTGAACCGCTTGTCCGCCTGCCAGAGGGTCGGCAGCGCCCCGGGCGGCAGCGGCAGCTTGATGACGATGGCGCCCATGGTGTTGGGAGCGACAGGCTTGCCGCCTTCGTCCAGCACCTCGAGGGTATAGCCCGGCATCGCCACCGTGGGAGAGCCGTGCTTCACGGGGAGAGCTCCTAGTCCCAGCGGGTTGCCGGCCACCGGCCAGCCGGTCTCCGTCTGCCACCAATGGTCGATGACGGGCACCCGGAGAATGTCCTCGGCCCATTTCACCGTATCGGGATCGGCGCGCTCGCCGGCGAGGAACAGGGCGCGGAACGAGGAGAGATCGTATGTCTTCAGGAGTTCCGCCTTCGGATCCTCCTTCTTGATGGCGCGAAAGGCCGTGGGCGCGGTGAACAGCGTCACGACCCCATGATCGGAGATCACCCGCCAATAGGCGCCGGCATCGGGCGTGCCCACCGGCTTGCCCTCGTAGAGAACGGCCGTGCAGCCGTGGAGAAGCGGTCCGTAGACGATGTAGGAATGGCCGACCACCCAGCCGACGTCCGAGGCGGCCCAGAACACCTCGCCCGGCTTCACGCCGAAGAAATGGCCCATGGACCATTTGAGCGCGACCATATGGCCGCCATTGTCGCGCACCACGCCCTTCGGAACGCCGGTCGTACCCGAGGTGTAGAGCACGTAGAGCGGATCGGTGGCCGCGACCGGCACGCATTCGGCCTTGCGTCCCTCGGCCCGCGCGGCGTCGACGGCGCTCGTCCAATCCCGGTCGCGGCCGTCGTTAAGCGCGCATGCGAGCTGCGGTCGCTGGAAGACGAGGCAGGCTTCCGGCTTCGAGGTGGAGAGCGTGATCGCCTCGTCGAGCAGCGGCTTGTAGGGGATGACCCGGGCGCCCTCGACGCCGCAGGAGGCGGAGAGGATGACCTTCGGCTTGGCGTCGTCGATGCGGGTCGCGAGCTCCTTCGCCGCAAAGCCGCCGAAGACCACGGAATGGATCGCCCCGATGCGGGCGCAGGCCAGCATCGCGAAGCTGGTCTCAGGGATCATCGGCATGTAGATGACGACGCGATCCCCTTTGACGACGCCCATCTCCTGCAGCACGGCGGCCAGCGTCGCCACCTCGTCCTGCAGCTCGGCATAGGTGATGCTGCGCTTCGTGTTGGTGACCGGGCTGTCGTAGATGATTGCCGCCTGGTCGCCGCGCGTGGCGACATGCCGGTCGACCGCGTTGTAGCAAGTGTTGCACTCAGCCCCGACGAACCAGCGCCCATAGACGCCGGCTTGGCTGTCGAACACCTTGTCCGCCGGCCTGATCCAATCGATATCCCACGCGGCCGCCTCCCAGAATCCCACGGGATCGGATTGCCATCCGGCATAGACCTCTCGATAGCGGCTTTGGGTCGATGGCATGGCGCTCCCCGTTGCGTTCACTGCATGAGACTTCAAGAGCCTGCTGTGGTAGCAGGCCCCTAAGCCGTGGTCAGGCGCGACTTTCGGTGAGTCGACTTTCGGCGAGTGCATTCGTGATTACCGATCCTCTTTTCTACGCCGCCGCCGTTCCAGCGGTCATCCTGCTGGGGCTTGCCAAAGGCGGCTTCTCGGGCCTCGGCGCCCTCTCGCTGCCCCTGATGGCGCTCGTGGTATCGCCCGTGCAGGCGGCGGCTATCACCCTGCCGATCCTGATCGTCCAGGACGTTGTATCGGTCTGGGCCTATCGGCACACCTGGGACCGCCACAACGTGATCATTCTGCTCCTCGGCGCCATCTCCGGCATCGTGACGGGCTATCTCCTGGCGGCCCAGGTCTCCGATGCAGCGGTCAAGCTGGCCGTCGGCCTGATCTCCGTGGCCTTCGCCGTCCGCCGCATGGTGGTGGAGCGCCGCAAAACCCCGCCGAAGCCTGCCCCGGCCGATGTGCCGCGCGGCATCTTCTGGGGCTGGGTGACGGGGTTCACCAGCATGGTCGCCCATGCGGGCGGACCGCCCTTCCAGATCTATGTCATGCCTCAGCGGCTGCCGCGGGATATCTTCGTGGGCACAGGTGCGGTGCTCTTCGCCCTCGTCAACTGGATCAAGGTGCCGCCTTATCTGGCGCTCGGGCAGTTCACGGTCGAGAACATGGCAACGGCGGGCGCCCTGTTTCCAGTGGCTATCGCCTCCACCTGGGCCGGCGTGATGCTCGTGCGGCGCGTCTCGGGCCAGAGCTTCTACACGGCCGTCTATGTGCTGCTGGTCCTGGTGGGGATAAAGCTTGTCTATGACGGCGCGGCCGCTTTGTTCTGACCTCGCCAGCAAAAAGCCGTCGCCCCGGATGTGAAGCGACGGCTTCCTGGTGTGGGAATTCTCGAGGAACCTCGCGGCTAGTGCACCGCCGTTTCGGAGGTTCTCAGTCTTGCGATCTCGTCCTTGAGCTGAAGCTTCCTTCGCTTGAGTTCTGCCAGCCTCATGTCATCCATCGACGGTCTGTTAAGGGTATCCTGGATCTCGCGCTCGAGAGCCCGATGCTTCCGTTCCAGTTCCGTCAGGTGATTCTGCAGCGGCATGTCAGTTCCTCCTATGTGTTTACTGACGGCGCAATTGTGCCAGCGAGAGTGTGGCGAGTCGAAGGCGAAATTCGAAGAATCGACCATGGAAGATGCTTGCCCTCCACAGGCCCCGAGAGCATAATTCCGCCCCTCTTGCCCGGCGGCCGACAACGACCTGGCATCTTGGGTAGTTTAAATGACCGAATTGGCTGAACTGGAAGCGGACTTGGCCCGCCTCAAGCAGGAACATCGCGATCTGGATATGGCGATCGACGCACTGGAGAGCATGGTTGCGGGGGATCAGCTGCAGGTCCAGCGTCTGAAGAAGCGCAAGCTCGCCCTGAAGGATGTGATCATCCGGCTCGAGGATCAGCTCACCCCCGACATCATTGCATAAGAAGCCTAGAGCATCAGAAGCCTAGAGCATCGGCCCCAAAAGTGGACCCACTTTTGGGATCCAATCCGATGCTCAGTCCATTAAGCGGCGCATCGTTCGGCGCGGAAAACCGGATCCACTTTTCCGCACGATGCGCTAGCCTTTTGCGGTGAACGGCCTTGCCTGCCCCGGGCGGCTTCGCTATTCCCGCTGGACATCAAGGCCTCATGCCGGAGCACGCCATGACGGGAACCCCCATTGCCATCATCATGGGCAGCCAGTCCGACTGGGCCACCATGCGCCATGCCGCCGAGACCCTCGACGCGCTCGGCATCGCCTACGATGCCCGCATCGTCTCCGCCCACCGCACCCCGGACCGGCTCTATGCCTTCGCCAGGAACGCCAAGGCGGAGGGTTTCCAGGTGATCATCGCCGGCGCAGGCGGCGCGGCCCACCTGCCCGGCATGACCGCTGCCATGACCCCCCTGCCCGTCTTCGGCGTGCCGGTGGAATCCAAGGCGCTGTCGGGCGAGGACAGCCTCCTCTCCATCGTTCAGATGCCGGCCGGCATTCCCGTCGGCACGCTCGCCATCGGTCGGGCGGGCGCCGTGAACGCAGCCCTTCTCGCCGCCGCCGTCCTCGCCCTGCACGATTCCGCCCTCAGCCAGCGCCTCGACGAGTGGCGCAAGCGCCAGAGCGACAGCGTGGCCGAGCGGCCCTCCAACGAAGGCTGACCACCCGATGATCCGTCCCGGCTGCACCCTCGGTATCCTCGGCGGCGGACAGCTCGGCCGCATGATCGCCATGGCCGCCGCACAGCTGGGCCTGAAGGCCCACATCTAT
Protein-coding regions in this window:
- a CDS encoding DUF1192 domain-containing protein is translated as MAFDPFADEPRKIVRGHEIGQDLSLLSIDELDERVETLEREIARLKEAKAGKESSLAAASAFFKLGQD
- a CDS encoding ABC transporter transmembrane domain-containing protein; amino-acid sequence: MADFSEGQTRPKAALSALKPLIPYGLAYKGRIAAALAALAMASAATLVVPVAVRRVIDFGFSEQGRAYINAYFVLLIIVVGVLALASALRYYLVITLGERVVADLRSAVFRHLTSLDPAFFDQTRSGEIVSRLTADTTQVKAAFGVSISIALRNLFLFLGATVLMIITSPKLSALVLLAIPVIVLPLVFSGRAVRRRSRAAQDRLADASAYAAEAIGAVRTMQAFGMERLTASRFTAAAEEAFDAARLSTTMRALLTGAGIFLVSASVVGVLWYGAQDVLAGEMTGGRLSQFVLYAVFAASSLGQLSEVYGELAQAAGAAERLGEILAAKPAVEAPRNPKPLPNPPLGTVAFQDVHFSYPTRSEQRALHGLSFAVSSGERVAIVGPSGAGKSTILQLLLRFYDPQGGTIWVDGVPVAEADPFALRARMGLVPQEPTIFAESVLDNIRYGRPQAAEEDVRRAAELASADGFIRAMPQGYETMIGERGVTLSGGQRQRLAIARAILKDAPILLLDEATSALDAESERKVQTALDRLMEGRTTLVIAHRLATVRSADRILVMDQGRIVEEGTHEALLAQSGLYARLARLQFTADEEHVAAAE
- a CDS encoding DUF3606 domain-containing protein, translated to MSRRHPQDSPRINMYEAWDLQYWSNRWNVPRQRLVDVIRRVGDQVEDVAQALGKN
- a CDS encoding DUF1465 family protein; the encoded protein is MCVNEPDVIQLDVDPVRFGQSFVGSDAFKALFQEGMELVEETAAYLDGAGREESRHLSRQASLVYASESMRLTTRLMQIASWLLLQRAVAEGEISADQAQTEKSRVRLNASDSATTIAEYEALPERLRELMGLATRLHARILHLERLIAEAGAEGRPSAQNPVAAQLGLLQRAFGPAE
- a CDS encoding GFA family protein, translating into MTHLGSCFCGAVTVEVDGDPEAMGYCHCQSCRSWSAGPVNAFSLWKPEAVRITSGEEHVATFQKTERSQRQYCAKCGGHLMNRHPLWGVVDVYAATIPTLAFVPAVHVNYAETVLPMRDGLPKLKDFPAELGGSGETMAE
- a CDS encoding NAD(P)H-quinone oxidoreductase, whose product is MGQLPNMMRAVVAEGSGGPDVLKVVERPVPQPKEGEILVRVKVAGVNRPDVIQRQGGYPPPPGAPDILGLEIAGDVAAAGPNATRYPVGTPVMALVPGGGYADYAVVHESNALPIPAGLSIEEAGAVPETYFTVWTNVFDRGRLQPGETLLVHGGTSGIGTTAIQLAKAFGARVIATAGSQEKCDACLRLGADIAINYRTQDFVAAVKEATGGQGADVILDMVGGEYIPRNYEAAAQDGRIVQIAFLQGPKAEVDFRRLMVKRLTHTGSTLRPRPPAEKALIARSLEDKVWPLLAEGRCRPVMDSRFAFADVAKAHARMDGGEHIGKIVLIL
- the pip gene encoding prolyl aminopeptidase, which encodes MTTLYPPIEPYETGMLDVGDEHRIYWEVCGNPDGKPALVLHGGPGSGCTVNARRYFDPKAYRIVLFDQRGSGRSTPHASVPDVDLSTNTTGHLLADIERLRQHLGIGRWLVLGGSWGSTLTLAYAEENSERVSEMVLFSIATTTPSEIDWITRGVGMFFPEAWERFRDNVPSAEREGNLAEAYHRLLMHPDPAIHEKAARAWCDWEMAIVAVHPGHTPHPRYEDPAFRLGFARLVTHYWRHRAWLDDGVLLRGAGRLADIPGILIHGRLDIGGPLVTPWQLHRSWPGSELIVVSEAGHDARDPGMTESIVAATDRFA
- the rpmE gene encoding 50S ribosomal protein L31, translating into MARKETDHPDYHFIKVVMTNGTEFTTRSTYGKEGDTLNLDIDPNTHPAWTGGTQQLLDRGGRLSRFNSKFGNLGLGAKK